The following is a genomic window from Dehalogenimonas sp. 4OHTPN.
CCTTCCGGCTGGCGGCGCGCTACCTGCCGCTGTTCTCCGAACAGAAGGCCGGACTGCCTGAATCAGTCGCCCGCGCCAACCCTGAAGTGGTGACTGCCTGATCCTGCTGTCGAAGGAAATCTTAAAAAGAGAGGAGCCTCTTCCGGCTCCTCTCTTTTTACTTCTCCGCTGTTTTTTCCAGCATCGCCAGGGTGACCCCGGAGGGTTCGTTAAACAGGCAAATCTTCGTTGAGTCATTTACCGAAAATGGCGGTTCGACAATGAAGCCGCCGGATTTTTCAACCAGCCTGGCTTTTTCTTCGATATCTTCCACCCGGATGTAGATGGTGAGAAAAGGCAGTTTGGCCCGCCGCAAAGTGAACACTCCCCCGCCGCTGAACGCCGATGATGACCCCCCGGCGGGAATCTCATGGATAGTGGTGGCAGGATCATATTCAAGGTCCCAATCGAAGACTTTGCGTAAAAAATCAACGGTCTTCACAGCGTCCGACGACGCCAATTCCCAATATACAACCGGGTTCTTCAAATTGTTCTCCCTGAAAATATCAGGTTCTGGCTTCAGCCCCGATAAAAATGACATGCTCGCGGTTCACCGCCGCGAACCCGAATTTCCGTCCGTATGAAGCTAGATCGACATTAAGTTCAACATCTGTCAGGGGTAAAAAGGCTTCATCCCGGTGCAAAGCGGCTGGCAGGTCCTGCCATGTCTCGCCGAAAAATGAGCCGCGTACCAGCAGGTGCGGCAACTCGACTTCAGCCCGCATCGCTTTTTTTTGTCGCATCGGGTGAGAGCGTTCCATACGGCAGCCTTCGATACAGCCGTGTTCAACGACACACAGGATGCTGCCCCGCCTGGCGTAACCGGCCTCCAATTGCCGGTGCGGTATCGCGGCGCCCGGTGCGTATACTGACACATTTCGGATTTCCAGATACTCCCGGCTTAAACTGGCTGTCGGGTTGACGCAGGAGTTTAAA
Proteins encoded in this region:
- a CDS encoding VOC family protein, which produces MKNPVVYWELASSDAVKTVDFLRKVFDWDLEYDPATTIHEIPAGGSSSAFSGGGVFTLRRAKLPFLTIYIRVEDIEEKARLVEKSGGFIVEPPFSVNDSTKICLFNEPSGVTLAMLEKTAEK